A genomic region of Gemmata massiliana contains the following coding sequences:
- a CDS encoding ISAs1 family transposase, which produces MPLALTTVFADLPDPRIETANKLHPLTDILVIATCAVIAGADGWEEIAEYGQSKEDFFRRFLELPNGVPSHDTFERVFAKLDPDAFADRFGRGMRALCESTGLVHIAVDGKSARRSAQGTFTGCLHLVSAWATESRLILGQRSVPEGGHEITTVPDLLAALNLNGAVVTLDAAGCQKATVEQIRQQGGDYVVCVKGNQKGLHDAVADVFDRAGGAELAGCDMAGEAGGGDGREEERYVTVVQDPEGLPGGWTDVGAVALVCRERRAKGQKSEGTGHYYITSLRVRAAVLAGYIRNHWGIENGLHWVLDVAFREDDSRARTGHAAANLGMLRRVAVSLLTRTKVKGSIKTRRMKAGWDDNYLLQVIQGITA; this is translated from the coding sequence ATGCCCCTCGCGCTGACCACGGTGTTTGCGGACCTGCCCGACCCACGGATCGAGACTGCCAACAAGTTGCACCCGCTGACGGACATCCTGGTGATCGCGACGTGCGCGGTGATCGCTGGGGCCGACGGGTGGGAGGAGATCGCCGAGTACGGACAGAGCAAGGAGGACTTCTTTCGACGGTTCCTCGAACTGCCCAACGGGGTGCCGAGCCACGATACATTCGAGCGCGTGTTCGCCAAACTCGATCCCGATGCGTTCGCCGACCGGTTCGGGCGCGGGATGCGCGCGTTGTGCGAATCGACGGGGTTGGTCCACATCGCGGTCGACGGGAAGAGCGCACGGCGTTCGGCCCAAGGCACGTTCACCGGGTGCCTGCACTTGGTCAGCGCATGGGCCACCGAGAGCCGCCTGATCCTGGGCCAGCGGTCGGTGCCCGAGGGCGGGCACGAGATCACCACGGTGCCCGACCTGTTGGCCGCGCTGAACCTGAACGGCGCGGTGGTGACGCTGGACGCGGCCGGGTGTCAGAAGGCCACGGTCGAGCAGATCCGCCAGCAGGGTGGGGACTATGTGGTGTGCGTGAAGGGGAACCAGAAGGGGCTGCACGACGCCGTGGCCGACGTGTTCGACCGCGCCGGGGGCGCGGAGCTCGCGGGGTGCGACATGGCGGGCGAGGCGGGTGGGGGGGACGGGCGCGAGGAAGAGCGGTACGTGACTGTGGTCCAAGACCCCGAGGGCTTGCCGGGCGGGTGGACCGATGTCGGCGCGGTCGCACTGGTGTGTCGGGAGCGCCGGGCCAAAGGCCAGAAGAGCGAAGGCACGGGGCACTACTACATCACCAGCTTGCGCGTGCGCGCGGCGGTGTTGGCGGGTTACATCCGGAACCATTGGGGCATCGAGAATGGGCTGCATTGGGTGTTGGACGTGGCGTTCCGTGAGGACGATAGCCGCGCCCGCACCGGACACGCGGCAGCGAATCTGGGGATGCTCCGGCGCGTGGCCGTGTCCCTGTTGACGCGCACCAAGGTCAAAGGCAGTATCAAAACCCGGCGCATGAAGGCCGGGTGGGATGACAACTACCTACTGCAAGTTATCCAAGGAATTACAGCCTAA
- a CDS encoding GNAT family N-acetyltransferase: protein MSTPLTLPPTGPYYFAAPFVVNNADKTWRRDSIPLTFRLADEAIKPWLNKVWKDMRSAVQESLTLTGVVGPKFIQWQPWQLCYEVAQLTAGRTPILAFAEDHIAGYLNVWRSQDVTPVLYIEHLCLSPGSLPTKLWRERFAGLGMSLFAYAIHVSRENGLNGRVGLHAADANVLNSVYRRYAQRVPGLFKADATGIPGPTNYGFVKNLTLTYLETNETEAEQFLEGFRNA from the coding sequence ATGAGTACACCGCTGACGCTACCACCAACCGGGCCGTACTACTTCGCGGCCCCGTTCGTCGTGAACAACGCTGACAAAACCTGGCGGCGCGATTCCATCCCCCTCACGTTCCGGTTGGCTGACGAGGCCATCAAGCCGTGGCTGAACAAGGTCTGGAAGGATATGCGGAGCGCGGTGCAGGAGTCGCTCACCCTGACCGGGGTGGTCGGCCCCAAGTTTATCCAGTGGCAGCCCTGGCAGCTCTGCTACGAGGTCGCCCAACTCACGGCGGGCCGCACGCCGATCCTCGCCTTTGCCGAGGACCACATCGCCGGATACCTCAACGTTTGGCGAAGTCAAGATGTCACGCCCGTGCTCTATATTGAGCATCTCTGCTTGTCGCCGGGGAGCCTCCCGACGAAGCTCTGGCGGGAACGGTTCGCCGGGCTGGGCATGAGCCTGTTCGCCTACGCCATCCACGTCAGCCGGGAAAATGGGCTAAACGGGAGAGTTGGCTTGCACGCAGCCGACGCGAATGTCTTAAACTCAGTGTATCGGCGCTATGCCCAGCGCGTTCCGGGGTTGTTCAAGGCCGACGCCACCGGTATTCCCGGTCCCACGAACTATGGTTTTGTAAAGAACTTGACCCTGACTTACCTCGAAACGAACGAGACCGAAGCGGAGCAGTTCTTGGAGGGGTTTCGCAATGCCTGA
- a CDS encoding N-6 DNA methylase, with translation MILANPPYSIKKWDRAKWDADPYGRNTLGTPPQGRADYAFLQHILASLKPKTGRCSILFPHGVLFRDEEQAMREKLLDTDFVECVLGLGPNLFYGSPMEACILICRTGKPKARKDKVLFINAVNEVTRERSQSFLKPDHIERIINAYRAFKDEDGFCRVATREEIRTNHANLNIPLYVKTTGAGTTATRETLAQAIADWRSSSQQLILSLDSLIAKLEEVPARDRDAR, from the coding sequence GTGATCCTCGCCAACCCGCCGTACAGCATCAAGAAGTGGGACCGGGCCAAGTGGGACGCCGACCCCTACGGCCGCAACACGCTCGGCACTCCGCCGCAAGGCCGGGCCGATTACGCCTTCCTCCAGCACATCCTCGCGAGCCTGAAGCCCAAGACCGGGCGCTGTTCGATCCTGTTTCCGCACGGCGTGTTGTTCCGCGACGAGGAGCAGGCGATGCGGGAGAAGTTGCTCGACACGGATTTTGTTGAGTGCGTACTCGGTCTCGGGCCGAACCTCTTCTACGGTTCGCCGATGGAAGCGTGCATTCTGATCTGCCGAACGGGCAAACCGAAGGCGCGCAAGGACAAAGTGCTGTTCATCAACGCCGTGAACGAGGTCACCCGCGAGCGGAGCCAGAGCTTCCTCAAGCCCGATCACATCGAGCGGATCATAAATGCCTACCGGGCCTTCAAGGACGAGGACGGTTTCTGCCGCGTCGCCACGCGAGAGGAGATTCGTACCAACCACGCGAACCTGAACATCCCGCTGTACGTCAAAACTACCGGCGCTGGCACAACTGCGACCCGCGAAACGCTCGCCCAGGCCATTGCCGATTGGCGAAGCTCGTCGCAGCAACTAATATTGTCTCTCGATAGCTTGATTGCAAAACTGGAAGAAGTTCCCGCTCGGGACCGGGACGCGCGATGA
- a CDS encoding helix-turn-helix domain-containing protein — translation MLAVQRVAEGWSQKDVAAFLGVHRVTVAKWVARHRGHGDRGRKAKPTPGRPRFLTDAQERQVLGWLDQPPTQYGFDTKITCRLLRT, via the coding sequence GTGCTGGCAGTGCAGCGTGTCGCTGAGGGGTGGTCGCAGAAGGACGTGGCCGCGTTCCTGGGTGTGCACCGGGTCACCGTAGCCAAGTGGGTGGCCCGGCACCGGGGCCACGGGGATCGCGGCCGGAAGGCCAAGCCCACGCCCGGGCGCCCGAGGTTCTTGACCGATGCCCAGGAGCGCCAAGTGCTCGGGTGGCTCGATCAGCCCCCGACGCAGTACGGGTTCGATACGAAGATAACGTGTCGATTGTTGCGCACATAG
- a CDS encoding TIGR02996 domain-containing protein translates to MFTLIQRDSVIHSFINAILADPADDTVRLTFADWLDEHEQPDRAEFIRIQVKLARALEDDPSCKDLRSRENELLAIHKTMWLGEKVEVAPPSCWEFRRGFPEVLILTSAIEMSRIASTISSPHLSGVFFIDLSFNEISGSRTSALTTAPRPPHLTRLYLSGNGINDIDIAELSNSEIIQKLSSFRVDLNQIGDAGAQSLAFMQADNLTELCLSWNNIGDAGAIALGESPRLVNLCNLALCRNQISAAGVTGLAASPQLSRIRILDLSGNSIGDAGAEALAHSNHLSELTNLNLSWCQISDIGAKILAESPRLARLKTLDIRCNQLSDECVSACKLQLGARLVF, encoded by the coding sequence GTGTTCACTTTAATCCAGCGTGATTCCGTGATACACTCATTTATTAATGCGATATTGGCCGACCCAGCAGACGATACTGTCCGATTAACATTCGCAGACTGGCTTGATGAACACGAGCAGCCAGACCGAGCCGAATTCATTCGTATTCAAGTCAAGTTAGCTCGCGCTCTGGAGGATGACCCCTCATGTAAAGATCTTCGATCGCGTGAAAATGAGCTTTTAGCTATCCATAAAACAATGTGGCTTGGAGAAAAGGTAGAGGTTGCCCCTCCGAGCTGCTGGGAATTCCGTCGTGGATTTCCGGAAGTATTAATTTTGACATCGGCTATTGAGATGTCTAGGATCGCATCCACGATATCATCGCCGCATCTTAGCGGAGTTTTTTTTATCGATCTCAGTTTCAATGAAATCAGCGGCAGCCGAACGTCTGCTTTGACGACCGCTCCACGCCCCCCACATCTTACAAGACTCTATCTAAGTGGAAACGGAATAAATGATATTGATATTGCTGAATTAAGCAATTCGGAAATTATACAGAAATTATCATCTTTTCGTGTTGATCTAAATCAGATAGGCGATGCGGGGGCGCAGTCCTTGGCATTTATGCAGGCAGATAATCTTACTGAACTATGCCTGAGCTGGAATAATATCGGTGATGCTGGGGCAATAGCACTTGGAGAGTCGCCTCGCCTAGTGAACCTCTGCAATCTAGCTCTTTGTCGTAACCAAATTAGCGCTGCTGGTGTGACAGGCTTAGCCGCGTCACCACAGCTCTCGCGGATTAGAATCCTTGATCTAAGTGGCAATTCCATCGGTGACGCAGGAGCGGAAGCTTTGGCACACTCTAATCACCTCAGCGAGCTAACGAACCTCAACCTGAGCTGGTGCCAAATCAGTGATATAGGTGCGAAAATTCTTGCAGAATCTCCGCGTCTCGCGCGATTAAAGACTCTAGATATCAGATGCAATCAACTTAGCGATGAGTGTGTATCTGCGTGCAAATTGCAACTTGGTGCGAGGCTAGTTTTTTAA